The proteins below are encoded in one region of Podarcis raffonei isolate rPodRaf1 chromosome 6, rPodRaf1.pri, whole genome shotgun sequence:
- the CCDC17 gene encoding coiled-coil domain-containing protein 17: MMTDLVAFHCANCRMGFRSRQLLEKHMEKFCIGEETASDARYRNRQALRKGKEPKKAETPDSMHHQLQAPKTKKHHLDGEYEEQAHHSRSFDHKGSVSDSQALKKLTEEFHKLRMSLEDTLPTFRTFQAEDNDRHQREYWKRQQQMAEEHERHLADIQARNQYLEQQKDEIHRRLSELKLGNSATSHIEQLLVELTTQEGKNQLALDALRKQVELLQVSAETRSKPKSPINRQTDSTEGNKEKKVFKSMSFPAAVGPLSSEIQALYLAYLQGGGSDHNILRQMYELQVEATALEKVGARPERKGRKKKHEGSPNSYPRGLDAELLSVELENQRLEDEILKLKILKDRRKIEDGSSGTELVQLQRLHMAEMAQLHAEIGSLRHDTERMKLRHPKRGSPLPRLPPPIAPPLPPPPPLLGLPDPTFPASNMDPMRASATAMSQYFLDPSDALGPAPYDPASGFVIFYDFLLGLDPTFYQVCLVSGLFRNGQELGKPTPLPVVSSDMGQYPQYVTDGQRGCCAILAARQPVPRVLPSTTITLITELQASGGFDAYGLEIQNLAPRGWAKINIFDHLHQVMCGRWKIPIRVLPMKPSLTPEQLNGVPQLGKAELYLRLVNARDADMQSMAEIHPGNASLYKYPPTVSSCTAPPTDFPPAQRSFHPAPTSLFFSVPPYTGFVDSPPDQEQPLQYKPNKR; the protein is encoded by the exons ATGATGACGGATCTGGTGGCTTTCCACTGTGCCAACTGCAGGATGGGGTTCCGCTCCAGGCAGCTGCTAGAAAAGCACATGGAAAAATTCTGCATTGGAGAGGAGACTGCATCTGATGCCAGATACCGAAACAGGCAAGCCCTCCGTAAGGGGAAAGAACCTAAGAAAGCAGAGACTCCGGACAGCATG CATCATCAGCTACAAGCACCAAAAACAAAGAAGCATCACTTGGATGGGGAATATGAGGAACAAGCACACCACTCCAGAAGCTTTGATCATAAAGGAAGTGTTTCAGACAGCCAGGCCTTGAAGAAACTGACTGAAGAG TTCCACAAACTGAGGATGTCACTGGAAGACACTCTTCCTACATTCAGGACATTCCAGGCAGAG GATAACGACAGACACCAGCGGGAATACTGGAAGCGCCAACAGCAAATGGCAGAAGAACATGAGCGCCATTTGGCAGATATCCAGGCCAGAAACCAGTacctggagcagcagaaggaTG AGATCCATAGGCGCCTGTCTGAACTGAAGCTAGGGAACTCGGCTACATCTCATATTGAACAGCTGCTGGTGGAGTTGACTACCCAGGAGGGAAAAAACCAACTGGCTTTGGATGCTCTGCGGAAACAAGTGGAACTCCTGCAGGTATCAGCAGAGACCAG aagCAAACCCAAATCACCCatcaacagacagacagacagtactGAGGGCAACAAAGAGAAGAAGGTCTTCAAGTCTATGTCATTTCCAGCAGCAGTTGGACCCCTCTCTTCAGAGATACA GGCACTTTACCTGGCTTatttgcaggggggaggcagtgaCCATAACATCCTCCGTCAGATGTATGAGCTGCAGGTGGAGGCCACAGCCCTGGAGAAAGTAGGAGCAAGGCCTGAGCGCAAGGGCAGAAAGAAGA AACATGAAGGTAGCCCGAACTCCTACCCACGGGGTTTGGATGCTGAGCTCCTGTCTGTTGAGCTGGAGAACCAGAGGCTGGAAGATGAGATATTAAAGTTGAAGATCCTGAAGGACAGAAGGAAAATAGAAGATG GGTCTTCAGGCACAGAGCTGGTGCAACTGCAGCGGTTACACATGGCAGAGATGGCTCAGCTGCATGCAGAGATTGGCAGCCTGAGACATGACACAGAGAGGATGAAGCTAAGACATCCCAAGAGGGGGTCACCACTACCCCGGCTGCCACCTCCTATAGCTCCACCCCTGCcacctcctccccctcttcttggATTGCCTGACCCTACCTTTCCAGCTAGTAACATG GACCCCATGAGAGCATCTGCCACAGCTATGAGCCAGTACTTCCTGGACCCTTCTGATGCCCTGGGACCAGCGCCATATGATCCGGC GTCTGGCTTTGTGATATTCTATGATTTTCTTTTGGGCCTGGATCCCACATTCTATCAAGTCTGTCTGGTCTCTGGCCTGTTCCGCAATGGGCAAGAGCTGGGCAAGCCCACCCCACTGCCCGTTGTCTCCTCTGATATGGGTCAATACCCACAGTATGTGACTGATGGGCAAAGAGGGTGCTGCGCCATCTTAGCAGCTAGGCAACCAGTCCCAAG AGTCCTTCCTTCAACCACCATCACCCTCATAACTGAGCTTCAAGCATCTGGAGGCTTTGATGCTTATGGACTGGAGATCCAGAATCTGGCCCCCAGGGGGTGGGCCAAAATCAACATCTTTGACCATCTACATCAAGTGATGTGTGGGCGCTGGAAGATCCCCATCCGAGTGCTTCCTATGAAGCCAAGCCTTACTCCAGAACAGTTGAATGGTGTGCCCCAG CTGGGCAAAGCAGAGCTGTACTTGCGACTAGTGAATGCAAGAGATGCTGACATGCAGTCAATGGCAGAGATTCATCCAGGCAATGCCTCCTTGTACAAATACCCTCCTACA GTGTCCAGTTGCACAGCACCCCCTACAGACTTTCCTCCAGCCCAGCGCTCTTTCCACCCTGCCCCCACCAGCCTGTTCTTCTCTGTCCCTCCTTACACTGGCTTTGTTGACTCTCCTCCTGATCAGGAACAGCCTCTCCAATACAAACCCAATAAAAGGTGA